From the genome of Streptomyces sp. NBC_00659, one region includes:
- the acs gene encoding acetate--CoA ligase has product MAWDTTDTLGKGDVVSNESLANLLKEERRFAPPADLAANANVTAEAYEQAKADRLGFWAEQARRLTWATEPTETLDWSNPPFAKWFADGKLNVAYNCVDRHVEAGNGDRVAIHFEGEPGDSRAITYAELKDEVSRAANALTELGIEQGDRVAVYLPMIPEAVVAMLACARIGAAHSVVFGGFSADAIATRIQDADAKLVITSDGGYRRGKPSALKPAVDDAVSRVDGVDKVLVVRRTGEDVAWTEGRDVWWHDIVGRQSAEHTPQAFDAEQPLFILYTSGTTGKPKGILHTSGGYLTQASYTHHAVFDLKPETDVYWCTADVGWVTGHSYITYGPLSNGATQVMYEGTPDTPHQGRFWEIVQKYGVTILYTAPTAIRTFMKWGDDIPAKFDLSSLRVLGSVGEPINPEAWIWYRKHIGQDRTPIVDTWWQTETGAMMISPLPGVTETKPGSAQRALPGISATVVDDDANEVPDGGGGYLVLTEPWPSMLRTIWGDDQRFLDTYWSRFEGKYFAGDGAKKDDDGDIWLLGRVDDVMLVSGHNISTTEVESALVSHPSVAEAAVVGATDETTGQAIVAFVILRGTASAEDPGLVADLRNHVGTTLGPIAKPKRVLPVAELPKTRSGKIMRRLLRDVAENRELGDVTTLTDSTVMDLIQAKLPAAPSED; this is encoded by the coding sequence GTGGCCTGGGACACAACGGACACCCTGGGAAAGGGAGATGTCGTGAGCAACGAAAGCCTGGCCAACCTGCTGAAGGAAGAGCGCAGGTTCGCGCCGCCCGCCGACCTGGCGGCGAACGCCAATGTCACCGCGGAGGCGTATGAGCAGGCCAAGGCTGACAGGCTCGGCTTCTGGGCCGAGCAGGCCCGCCGGCTGACCTGGGCCACCGAGCCGACCGAGACACTGGACTGGTCCAATCCGCCGTTCGCGAAGTGGTTCGCCGACGGAAAGCTGAACGTCGCGTACAACTGCGTGGACCGGCATGTCGAGGCCGGGAACGGCGACCGCGTCGCCATCCACTTCGAGGGCGAGCCGGGCGACAGCCGGGCCATCACCTACGCCGAGCTCAAGGACGAGGTGTCGAGGGCCGCGAACGCCCTGACCGAGCTGGGCATCGAACAGGGCGACCGGGTCGCCGTCTACCTGCCGATGATCCCCGAGGCCGTCGTCGCGATGCTGGCCTGCGCCCGTATCGGCGCCGCGCACTCGGTGGTGTTCGGCGGATTCTCCGCGGACGCGATCGCCACCCGCATCCAGGACGCCGACGCCAAGCTGGTCATCACCTCCGACGGCGGCTACCGGCGCGGCAAGCCCTCCGCGCTCAAGCCGGCCGTCGACGACGCGGTGAGCCGGGTCGACGGGGTCGACAAGGTGCTGGTGGTGCGCCGTACCGGCGAGGACGTCGCCTGGACCGAGGGCCGCGACGTGTGGTGGCACGACATCGTCGGGCGGCAGTCGGCCGAGCACACGCCGCAGGCCTTCGACGCCGAGCAGCCGCTGTTCATCCTCTACACCTCCGGGACCACGGGTAAGCCCAAGGGCATCCTGCACACCTCGGGCGGCTACCTCACCCAGGCCTCGTACACCCACCACGCCGTCTTCGACCTCAAGCCGGAGACCGACGTCTACTGGTGCACGGCCGACGTCGGCTGGGTCACCGGGCACTCGTACATCACCTACGGACCGCTCTCCAACGGCGCGACCCAGGTCATGTACGAGGGAACCCCGGACACGCCGCACCAGGGCCGGTTCTGGGAGATCGTGCAGAAGTACGGGGTGACGATCCTCTACACCGCGCCCACGGCCATCCGCACCTTCATGAAGTGGGGCGACGACATCCCCGCGAAGTTCGACCTGTCCTCGCTGCGGGTGCTCGGGTCGGTCGGCGAGCCGATCAACCCCGAGGCCTGGATCTGGTACCGCAAGCACATCGGCCAGGACCGCACGCCGATCGTCGACACCTGGTGGCAGACCGAGACCGGCGCGATGATGATCAGCCCGCTGCCCGGGGTCACCGAGACCAAACCGGGCTCGGCACAGCGGGCACTGCCCGGCATCTCGGCCACGGTCGTCGACGACGACGCGAACGAGGTCCCCGACGGCGGTGGCGGCTACCTCGTCCTCACCGAGCCGTGGCCCTCCATGCTGCGCACGATCTGGGGTGACGACCAGCGGTTCCTCGACACGTACTGGTCACGCTTCGAGGGCAAGTACTTCGCCGGGGACGGCGCCAAGAAGGACGACGACGGCGACATCTGGCTGCTCGGCCGCGTCGACGACGTGATGCTCGTGTCCGGACACAACATCTCCACCACCGAGGTCGAATCCGCCCTCGTCTCCCACCCGTCGGTCGCCGAGGCGGCCGTCGTGGGCGCCACGGACGAGACCACCGGACAGGCGATCGTCGCCTTCGTCATCCTGCGCGGCACCGCCTCCGCCGAGGACCCCGGACTGGTCGCCGACCTGCGCAACCACGTCGGCACCACCCTCGGCCCGATCGCCAAGCCCAAACGGGTCCTGCCGGTGGCCGAACTGCCCAAGACCCGGTCCGGGAAGATCATGCGCCGCCTGCTGCGCGACGTCGCCGAGAACCGCGAACTCGGTGACGTCACCACACTCACCGACTCCACGGTGATGGACCTGATCCAGGCGAAGCTCCCGGCCGCACCCAGCGAGGACTGA
- a CDS encoding SulP family inorganic anion transporter — protein MSACVPTRAADPTRPAQVHQSHSPPPTPPRRFRVAGADLSASIAVFLIALPLSLGIALATGAPLQAGLVAAAAGGLVAGRLGGSPLQVSGPAAGLTLVTAELIQRYGWRATCAITVLAGITQLGLGCLRVARTALAVSPAIVHGMLAGIGVTIAVAQLHIVLGGIPQSSVLDNLVGLPDQVARLHSAAVSMSVLTLVLLFAWPRLPGRTGRALRKVPAALIAVSGATLTASLAGLTLPRVELPSWSSHALAGLPEGPVLGIVAAVLTVTLVCSVQSLLGAVAVDKLVSGRPELQGRVGRSRLDRELLGQGAANVVSGALGGLPVAGVAVRSSANVQAGAVSRNSTILHGVFVVIAALLMVPILELIPLASLAALVMAVGIQMVSLHHIRTVTRHREVLVYAVTTLGVVFLGVLEGVALGVSVAVGVALQRLGRTRITHEEREGVHHVHVRGQLTFLAVPRLSRTLHLVPQGVHAVVRLDGSFMDHAAYESLQDWQSTHVAQGGTVDLGGRTGTRIAEPANSGHCRCRPWTPWRNHQCHAAAEPGPLHSEAHSDRQEEELGEVRPSGHQLARGISAFQRNTAPLVRDELARLAREGQQPSQLFLTCADSRLVTSMITSSGPGDLFVVRNVGNLVPLPGRESGDDSVAAAIEYAVDVLKVRSITVCGHSGCGAMQALLASEPGGALTPLKRWLRHGRPSLDRMAADDRPWTRIAGRAPADSVEQLCLTNVVQQLEHLRAHESVARALREGVLELQGMYFHVGEAQAYLLAEADGDGLFDHVGAFGPASAAGDLRHPG, from the coding sequence ATGTCTGCCTGCGTCCCCACCCGCGCCGCCGACCCGACTCGGCCCGCGCAGGTTCACCAGTCCCACAGCCCCCCGCCGACCCCGCCCCGACGCTTCCGTGTCGCGGGCGCCGATCTGTCCGCCTCGATCGCGGTCTTCCTGATCGCCCTTCCCCTGTCCCTCGGCATCGCCCTCGCCACCGGCGCGCCGCTCCAGGCCGGCCTTGTCGCCGCCGCCGCCGGCGGACTGGTCGCGGGACGGCTCGGCGGCTCACCGCTCCAGGTGAGCGGGCCCGCCGCCGGGCTCACCCTCGTCACGGCCGAGCTCATCCAGCGCTACGGCTGGCGCGCGACCTGCGCCATCACCGTGCTGGCGGGAATCACCCAGCTGGGTCTCGGCTGCCTGCGCGTGGCCCGTACGGCCCTGGCCGTCAGCCCCGCCATCGTGCACGGCATGCTCGCCGGCATCGGGGTGACCATCGCCGTGGCCCAGCTCCACATCGTGCTGGGAGGCATCCCGCAGAGCTCCGTCCTCGACAACCTCGTCGGACTGCCGGACCAGGTGGCCCGCCTGCACTCCGCGGCGGTGTCGATGAGCGTGCTGACGCTGGTGCTGCTGTTCGCCTGGCCGCGCCTTCCCGGACGGACCGGGCGGGCGCTGCGCAAGGTCCCCGCCGCGCTGATCGCCGTCTCCGGAGCCACCCTGACCGCCTCCCTCGCGGGACTGACGCTGCCGAGGGTCGAGCTGCCGTCCTGGAGCAGCCACGCGCTGGCCGGTCTGCCCGAGGGCCCGGTGCTCGGCATCGTCGCCGCCGTCCTCACCGTGACGCTGGTGTGCAGCGTGCAGTCGCTGCTCGGGGCCGTCGCCGTCGACAAGCTGGTGAGCGGCCGCCCGGAACTCCAGGGTCGTGTGGGGCGTTCCCGCCTCGACCGGGAGCTGCTCGGGCAGGGCGCCGCCAATGTCGTCTCCGGCGCGCTCGGCGGACTGCCCGTCGCCGGGGTCGCGGTGCGAAGTTCCGCGAATGTGCAAGCGGGCGCCGTCAGCCGGAACTCCACGATCCTGCACGGCGTTTTCGTAGTGATTGCCGCGCTGCTGATGGTCCCGATCCTCGAGCTGATCCCCCTCGCGTCGCTCGCCGCCCTGGTGATGGCTGTCGGCATCCAGATGGTGTCCTTGCACCACATCCGCACGGTCACCCGCCACCGCGAAGTGCTGGTCTACGCCGTCACCACGCTCGGCGTCGTGTTCCTCGGCGTTCTCGAGGGCGTGGCGCTGGGGGTCTCCGTCGCCGTCGGTGTCGCGCTGCAGCGTCTCGGCCGCACCCGCATCACCCACGAAGAGAGGGAAGGAGTCCATCACGTACACGTACGAGGCCAGTTGACGTTCCTGGCGGTGCCCCGGCTCAGCCGCACCCTGCACCTCGTACCCCAAGGGGTGCACGCCGTCGTGCGGTTGGACGGCTCGTTCATGGACCACGCGGCATACGAGTCGCTGCAGGACTGGCAGAGCACCCACGTCGCCCAGGGCGGCACGGTCGATCTCGGCGGTCGGACCGGAACGCGGATCGCCGAACCCGCGAACTCCGGACACTGCCGCTGCCGGCCCTGGACACCCTGGCGGAACCACCAGTGCCATGCCGCCGCAGAGCCGGGCCCCCTGCACTCGGAGGCGCATTCGGACCGACAGGAGGAGGAGTTGGGCGAGGTCAGGCCGAGCGGACATCAACTGGCGCGCGGAATCAGCGCGTTCCAGCGCAACACCGCGCCCCTGGTGCGCGATGAGCTGGCCCGCCTGGCCAGGGAGGGGCAACAGCCGTCCCAGCTGTTCCTGACCTGTGCCGACTCCCGGCTCGTCACCTCGATGATCACGTCCAGTGGTCCGGGAGACCTCTTCGTCGTACGCAACGTCGGCAACCTCGTGCCGTTGCCGGGAAGGGAGAGCGGGGACGACTCGGTAGCCGCGGCCATCGAGTACGCGGTGGACGTGCTGAAGGTGCGGTCCATCACGGTGTGCGGGCACTCCGGGTGCGGCGCCATGCAGGCCTTGCTGGCGTCGGAGCCGGGTGGGGCGCTCACGCCGCTCAAGCGGTGGCTGCGGCACGGGCGGCCGAGCCTGGACCGGATGGCCGCCGACGACAGACCGTGGACGCGGATCGCCGGACGGGCACCCGCCGACTCGGTGGAGCAGCTCTGTCTGACCAACGTGGTGCAGCAACTGGAGCACCTGCGGGCACATGAGTCCGTGGCGCGCGCCCTCCGGGAGGGCGTGCTCGAACTGCAGGGGATGTACTTCCACGTCGGGGAGGCCCAGGCGTATCTGCTGGCCGAGGCCGATGGCGACGGACTGTTCGATCACGTAGGCGCGTTCGGTCCTGCGAGCGCGGCGGGGGACCTGCGGCATCCGGGGTGA
- a CDS encoding ATP-binding protein — protein MKIAFVGKGGSGKTTLSSLFIRHLAASGAPVVAVDADINQHLGAALGLEEMEAAALPAMGERLPLIKDYLRGSNPRIASAETMIKTTPPGEGSRLLRVGETNPVYDACARPVELDGGVIRLMVTGPFTEADVGVACYHSKTGAVELCLNHLVDGPSEYVVVDMTAGSDSFASGLFTRFDITFLVAEPTRKGVSVYRQYKEYARDFGIALRVVGNKVQNQDDIDFLRAEVGDDLLVTVGHSDWVRAMEKGRPPRFEALEADNRRSLHALRTAADATYELRDWDRYTRQMVQFHLKNAAGWGNAKTGADLTGQVDPGFVLGESPMATA, from the coding sequence ATGAAAATTGCTTTCGTCGGGAAGGGCGGCAGCGGCAAGACCACCCTGTCGTCGCTCTTCATCCGCCACCTCGCCGCCTCGGGGGCACCTGTCGTCGCCGTGGACGCCGACATCAACCAGCATCTGGGGGCCGCGCTCGGGCTCGAAGAGATGGAGGCCGCGGCGCTCCCCGCCATGGGTGAGCGGCTTCCGCTCATCAAGGACTATCTGCGCGGCTCCAACCCGCGTATCGCGTCCGCCGAGACGATGATCAAGACGACCCCGCCAGGGGAAGGCTCCCGGCTGCTGCGGGTCGGTGAGACCAATCCGGTGTACGACGCCTGCGCCCGGCCGGTGGAACTCGACGGCGGCGTCATCCGTTTGATGGTCACCGGCCCGTTCACCGAGGCCGATGTGGGGGTGGCTTGCTACCACTCCAAGACCGGTGCTGTGGAGCTCTGCCTGAACCATCTCGTCGACGGCCCGAGCGAGTACGTCGTCGTCGACATGACGGCGGGCTCCGATTCCTTCGCGTCCGGCTTGTTCACCCGCTTCGACATCACGTTTCTCGTCGCCGAGCCGACCCGGAAGGGAGTCTCCGTCTACCGCCAGTACAAGGAGTACGCCCGCGACTTCGGCATCGCCCTGAGGGTCGTCGGCAACAAGGTGCAGAACCAGGACGACATCGACTTCCTGCGAGCGGAGGTCGGTGACGACCTCCTGGTCACGGTCGGACACTCGGACTGGGTGCGCGCCATGGAGAAGGGCCGCCCGCCCCGGTTCGAGGCCCTGGAAGCGGACAACCGGCGCTCGCTGCACGCCTTGCGGACCGCCGCCGACGCCACCTACGAGCTGCGCGACTGGGATCGGTACACGCGCCAGATGGTGCAGTTCCACCTGAAGAACGCCGCCGGCTGGGGCAACGCCAAGACCGGGGCGGATCTCACCGGACAGGTCGACCCCGGTTTCGTGCTCGGCGAGAGCCCCATGGCCACCGCGTGA
- a CDS encoding oxidoreductase: protein MSTTGAAADPLAALGSLPGVADSVESVRKAVDRVYGHRIMRRRSNEITSEAALRGARGSAALSGADWALEEVRRRTDFSVGEEDRTVGAALRLTAEAGQLLSIWRQSPLRVLARLHLVAAADRGEAVGRPRRSGEKAEEPLVELPLPDADEVAGRLEGLSQLIIAGGSAPALVTAAVVHGELIALRPFGSHNGLVARAAERIVLIGSGLDPKSICPAEVGHAELGRAAYLAALDGYVSGTPDGMAAWIAHCGRAVELGARESAAVCEALQRGAA from the coding sequence ATGAGTACGACAGGTGCGGCCGCCGATCCGCTCGCGGCCCTCGGTTCACTTCCCGGGGTGGCCGATTCCGTGGAGTCCGTGCGCAAGGCTGTGGACCGGGTCTACGGACACCGGATCATGCGGCGCCGCAGCAACGAGATCACGTCCGAGGCGGCGTTGCGCGGGGCCCGTGGTTCCGCGGCGCTGTCCGGTGCCGACTGGGCCCTCGAAGAGGTGCGCCGGCGTACCGACTTCAGCGTGGGGGAGGAGGACCGTACGGTCGGCGCCGCCCTGCGGCTGACCGCCGAGGCGGGCCAGCTCCTGTCCATCTGGCGGCAGTCGCCCCTGCGCGTGCTGGCACGGCTCCACCTGGTGGCGGCGGCCGACCGGGGCGAGGCGGTGGGCCGGCCGAGGCGGAGCGGGGAGAAGGCCGAAGAGCCCCTGGTGGAGCTGCCGCTGCCGGACGCGGACGAGGTCGCGGGCCGTCTCGAAGGGCTGTCCCAGTTGATCATCGCCGGCGGTTCCGCCCCGGCCCTGGTCACGGCGGCCGTCGTCCACGGCGAACTGATCGCCCTGCGCCCCTTCGGCTCCCACAACGGACTGGTCGCGCGCGCTGCCGAGCGCATCGTCCTGATCGGCAGCGGTCTCGACCCGAAGTCCATCTGTCCGGCGGAGGTGGGTCACGCGGAACTCGGTCGGGCGGCTTATCTCGCGGCCCTGGACGGTTACGTCTCAGGCACCCCGGACGGCATGGCCGCCTGGATCGCACACTGCGGCCGGGCCGTCGAGCTGGGCGCCAGGGAGTCCGCCGCGGTCTGCGAGGCGTTGCAGCGCGGCGCCGCGTAG
- a CDS encoding HAD family hydrolase, which yields MLNLVENHSLPRTAAFFDLDKTVIAKSSTLTFSKSFYQGGLISRRAALRTAYIQFVFLAGGADHDQMERMRKHMSSMCRGWNVQQVKEIVAETLHDLIDPIIYDEAASLIEQHHKAGRDVVIVSTSGAEVVEPIGELLGADRVVATRMVVGEDGCFTGEVEYYAYGPTKAEAIKELAASEGYDLPRCYAYSDSATDLPMLESVGHPHAVNPDRALRREALARSWPILDFHRPVRLKQRLPALSVPPRPALVAAAAIGAAAATAGLVWYASRRRATAV from the coding sequence ATGCTCAACCTCGTGGAAAACCACTCCTTGCCTCGCACAGCGGCCTTCTTCGACCTGGACAAGACGGTCATTGCGAAGTCGAGCACGCTCACCTTCAGCAAGTCGTTCTACCAAGGCGGACTGATCAGCCGCAGGGCGGCCTTGCGCACCGCATACATCCAGTTCGTGTTCTTGGCGGGCGGCGCCGACCACGACCAGATGGAGCGGATGCGCAAGCACATGTCCTCGATGTGCCGCGGCTGGAACGTCCAGCAGGTCAAGGAAATCGTCGCCGAGACCCTGCACGACCTCATCGACCCGATCATCTACGACGAGGCCGCCTCACTCATCGAGCAGCACCACAAGGCCGGTCGCGACGTCGTGATCGTGTCCACGTCCGGCGCCGAGGTCGTGGAGCCGATCGGTGAACTGCTCGGCGCCGACCGAGTCGTGGCGACCCGCATGGTCGTCGGAGAGGACGGCTGCTTCACCGGCGAGGTGGAGTACTACGCCTACGGGCCGACGAAGGCCGAGGCGATCAAGGAGCTCGCCGCCTCCGAGGGCTACGACCTGCCTCGCTGTTACGCCTACAGCGACTCGGCGACCGATCTGCCGATGCTGGAGTCCGTCGGACACCCGCACGCGGTGAACCCGGACCGCGCACTGCGCCGTGAGGCGCTCGCCCGCTCATGGCCGATTCTGGATTTCCACCGCCCGGTCCGGCTGAAGCAACGGCTGCCCGCCCTGTCCGTGCCTCCTCGCCCCGCTCTCGTGGCGGCGGCCGCGATAGGAGCCGCGGCGGCCACCGCGGGGCTCGTCTGGTACGCCAGCCGGCGCCGCGCGACGGCGGTGTGA
- the ssd gene encoding septum site-determining protein Ssd: MAGAIIHDRPPTAEGRQGGPLIVTEDVDLLDDLLRLCAAAGARPEVHHGIPERRGSWEAAPLVLVGDDAAPRVRGAARRRGVVLVGRDQDDSGVWRRAVEIGADHVLVLPDGEQWLVDRIADVAEGVGRPALTVGVLGGRGGAGASTLACALAVTSAREGKRTLLVDADPLGGGLDVLLGGETAEGLRWPAFAASRGRVGGGALEESLPRLHALRVLSWDRSDAVIVPPQAVRAVLAAARRRGGAVVVDLPRRIDEGVAEILAQLDMGLLVVPADLRSIAAAGRVASAVGMVLRDLRIVVRGPCAPGLDDREVARLLDLPLVGELPSESFPMDGGPPPGSAAKGPLARFCTAFWERVPVEGGGV; this comes from the coding sequence GTGGCGGGAGCCATCATCCATGACCGGCCGCCCACCGCCGAAGGGCGGCAGGGCGGACCATTGATCGTCACCGAGGATGTCGACCTCCTCGACGACCTGTTGCGCCTGTGCGCCGCCGCGGGCGCGCGGCCCGAGGTCCATCACGGGATTCCGGAACGCAGGGGCAGCTGGGAGGCGGCACCTCTCGTCCTGGTCGGCGACGACGCGGCACCACGCGTGCGGGGAGCCGCGCGGAGAAGGGGAGTCGTCCTGGTCGGCCGGGACCAGGACGACTCCGGAGTCTGGCGGCGGGCCGTCGAGATCGGCGCCGATCACGTCCTGGTGCTGCCGGACGGCGAGCAATGGCTTGTCGACCGCATCGCGGATGTGGCCGAAGGAGTCGGCCGGCCCGCTCTCACCGTCGGCGTGCTCGGCGGCCGCGGCGGGGCCGGTGCCTCCACGCTGGCCTGCGCGCTCGCCGTCACCTCGGCGCGTGAGGGGAAGCGCACCCTGCTCGTGGACGCGGACCCTCTCGGAGGCGGACTCGACGTACTCCTCGGCGGAGAGACGGCCGAGGGGCTGCGCTGGCCGGCTTTCGCGGCCTCCCGCGGCAGGGTCGGCGGAGGCGCCCTGGAGGAGTCCCTGCCCCGACTGCACGCCCTGCGGGTTCTGAGCTGGGACCGGAGCGACGCGGTCATCGTTCCCCCGCAGGCGGTCCGCGCGGTGCTGGCCGCCGCCAGGCGGCGCGGTGGTGCGGTGGTCGTCGACCTGCCCCGCCGTATCGACGAAGGGGTCGCCGAGATCCTCGCCCAGCTCGACATGGGGCTGCTGGTGGTCCCCGCCGACCTGCGCTCCATCGCGGCGGCCGGACGGGTGGCGTCCGCGGTCGGCATGGTTCTGCGCGATCTGCGGATCGTGGTCCGCGGACCCTGCGCGCCGGGCCTCGACGACCGCGAGGTAGCCCGTCTGCTCGACCTGCCGCTGGTGGGTGAACTGCCGTCGGAGTCTTTCCCGATGGACGGCGGGCCGCCACCGGGGAGCGCGGCGAAGGGCCCTCTGGCGCGGTTCTGCACGGCCTTCTGGGAGCGGGTTCCGGTCGAAGGAGGGGGCGTATGA
- a CDS encoding TadA family conjugal transfer-associated ATPase, whose product MPARTETWDGPGAGPDGGAGLLDGVRQWLAENGSEPTPARVAQALREQGRVLGDAEVLGAAERLRSELVGSGPLEPLLADPSVTDVLVSAPDRVWVDRGGGLELTPVSFPDTAAVRRLAQRLAAVAGRRLDDARPWVDARLPDGTRLHAVLPPVAVGSTCLSLRVVRPRAFTLDELVAAGTVPPGGDRVLRALLDARLSFLISGGTGSGKTTLLSALLGLVGPGERIVLAEDSAELRPDHPHVVCLEGRPANQEGVGLVSLQDLVRQALRMRPDRLVVGEVRGPEVVSLLAALNTGHEGGSGTLHANAAAQVPARLEALGTAAGLDRAALHSQLAAALSVVLHLVRDRTGRRRIAEVHVLERDASGLVVTVPALRWGEDAFAYERGWERLRELLREGSQGYRSQERREPIGLGRGSAAGPEEYGSPSEAVDAEVLTGGRTSGCERGAG is encoded by the coding sequence GTGCCCGCGAGAACGGAGACGTGGGACGGGCCCGGGGCCGGCCCGGACGGAGGCGCGGGACTGCTGGACGGCGTGCGCCAATGGCTGGCCGAGAACGGATCCGAACCCACCCCCGCGCGCGTGGCACAGGCCCTGCGCGAGCAGGGGCGGGTGCTCGGTGACGCCGAAGTCCTGGGCGCGGCCGAGCGGTTGCGCTCCGAGCTGGTCGGCAGCGGTCCGCTGGAACCGCTGCTCGCCGATCCGTCGGTGACCGACGTGCTCGTGTCGGCGCCCGACCGGGTCTGGGTGGACCGCGGCGGTGGCCTGGAGCTGACCCCCGTGTCCTTTCCGGACACGGCAGCCGTACGACGTCTCGCGCAGCGCCTCGCGGCGGTGGCCGGCCGACGGCTCGACGACGCCCGCCCCTGGGTGGACGCCCGGCTGCCGGACGGAACACGTCTGCACGCGGTGCTGCCACCGGTCGCGGTCGGCTCCACCTGCCTCTCCCTGCGTGTCGTACGGCCACGCGCCTTCACCCTCGACGAGCTGGTGGCGGCGGGAACGGTGCCGCCCGGCGGGGACCGGGTGCTCAGAGCGCTGCTGGACGCCCGGCTGTCCTTCCTCATCAGCGGAGGCACGGGCTCGGGCAAGACGACCTTGCTGAGCGCGCTGCTGGGACTCGTGGGTCCAGGAGAGCGGATCGTGCTCGCCGAGGACTCGGCCGAGCTACGGCCCGACCATCCGCATGTGGTGTGCCTGGAAGGGCGGCCCGCGAACCAGGAGGGCGTCGGCCTCGTCTCGCTCCAGGATCTCGTCCGGCAGGCCCTGCGGATGAGACCGGACCGGCTGGTGGTCGGCGAGGTGCGCGGTCCCGAGGTCGTCTCGCTGCTGGCCGCGCTGAACACAGGACATGAGGGCGGTTCGGGAACTCTTCATGCCAACGCGGCAGCCCAGGTCCCGGCCCGGCTGGAGGCCCTGGGCACGGCGGCCGGGCTCGACAGGGCCGCGTTGCACAGCCAACTGGCGGCGGCACTGTCCGTGGTCCTGCACCTCGTCCGGGACCGGACCGGACGGCGCCGGATCGCCGAGGTGCATGTGCTGGAACGCGACGCGTCGGGGCTGGTGGTGACGGTGCCGGCGCTGCGGTGGGGCGAGGACGCCTTCGCGTACGAGCGGGGGTGGGAGCGGCTGAGGGAGCTCCTTCGGGAGGGAAGCCAGGGATATCGAAGCCAGGAACGTCGCGAGCCGATCGGGCTCGGGAGGGGAAGTGCCGCCGGACCGGAGGAGTACGGGAGCCCGTCCGAGGCTGTGGACGCCGAGGTACTGACAGGGGGCCGGACGTCGGGATGCGAACGGGGAGCGGGATGA
- a CDS encoding type II secretion system F family protein: protein MADAPVGAAMACAGIAAWLIGGHGSGARRARVLFAGGGAVTGPPLWQRARVDWHRLRGRLRPEAWSLVAGTVIAVLGTSVLPLLLGAAGMPLLRRVRRAGEARRERERHGDAVIALCGALAGEVRAGRQPGEALLAAARDSDGLADAQPLVLAAARFGGDVPGALTEAARQPGADGLVGLAACWRVAVDRGAGLAAGLDRLEAALRAERDQRDDMRAQLAGSRSTASMLAGLPVLGLLLGTALGADPLHVLLHTGPGLGCLLVGGALEGVGLWWALRIVRGAETA from the coding sequence ATGGCGGACGCGCCCGTGGGAGCGGCGATGGCGTGTGCCGGGATCGCGGCCTGGCTGATCGGCGGGCACGGCTCGGGCGCGCGCAGAGCCAGGGTGCTGTTCGCCGGCGGTGGGGCGGTGACCGGCCCGCCTCTGTGGCAGCGGGCCCGTGTGGACTGGCACCGGCTGCGCGGGCGGCTGCGGCCCGAAGCCTGGTCGCTGGTGGCGGGAACGGTGATCGCGGTACTGGGCACGTCGGTCCTGCCACTCCTCCTCGGAGCCGCCGGCATGCCCTTGCTGCGCCGGGTGCGGCGAGCGGGGGAGGCCCGGCGCGAGCGGGAGCGACATGGCGACGCGGTGATCGCCCTGTGCGGCGCCCTCGCCGGTGAGGTGCGGGCGGGACGTCAGCCGGGTGAGGCACTGCTCGCGGCCGCACGCGACTCGGACGGACTCGCCGACGCACAGCCGTTGGTGCTGGCCGCGGCGAGATTCGGCGGGGATGTACCGGGTGCGCTGACCGAAGCGGCACGGCAGCCCGGCGCCGACGGACTCGTGGGGCTCGCCGCGTGCTGGCGTGTGGCCGTGGACCGGGGTGCGGGGCTCGCCGCGGGACTGGACCGGCTGGAGGCCGCGCTGCGAGCCGAGCGTGATCAACGAGACGACATGCGGGCCCAGTTAGCCGGATCGCGCTCGACGGCCTCCATGCTCGCGGGCCTGCCGGTCCTCGGCCTTCTGCTCGGCACCGCGCTCGGTGCGGACCCCCTGCACGTGCTGCTGCACACCGGTCCCGGGCTGGGCTGCCTGCTCGTAGGCGGGGCGCTGGAGGGCGTGGGGCTGTGGTGGGCGCTGCGGATCGTACGAGGAGCGGAGACGGCATGA